A window from Synergistaceae bacterium DZ-S4 encodes these proteins:
- a CDS encoding ribosomal L7Ae/L30e/S12e/Gadd45 family protein, with product MPLNELASSGRIAGINSVLRKLKANEAVKVFLSKEADVRLLSEILEEAEKRAVPVEWAETSLQLGRACAVTRKTAAAALLKK from the coding sequence GTGCCTTTAAACGAACTCGCTTCATCCGGAAGGATAGCAGGAATAAACTCGGTCCTGAGGAAGCTCAAGGCGAATGAAGCAGTTAAGGTTTTTCTTTCAAAAGAAGCGGATGTGCGGCTGTTGTCAGAGATACTTGAAGAGGCAGAGAAGCGCGCAGTGCCCGTTGAGTGGGCAGAGACATCGCTGCAGTTGGGAAGGGCCTGTGCCGTGACAAGAAAGACTGCTGCGGCGGCGCTTCTTAAAAAGTAG